A genomic window from Streptomyces brevispora includes:
- a CDS encoding alpha/beta fold hydrolase, with the protein MIPHEEIKVPVAGGELAAVRWPAAGPDAPVVVALHGITANALSWGPVARLLAGRVTLIAPDLRGRAGSSGLPGPYGIAGHADDVAALTEALGLDRVVLAGHSMGAFVAALAAVRHPDRFGPLLLVDGGIGFPAPTHLTPDELMTAVIGPAMDRLSMTFADRAAYRAFWQAHPAFAGAWSDEVDAYIQRDLTGGEPAMHSTCRIEAVRTDGIGLFDEEVLSAVRKLPAEATLLWAARGLMDEEQGLYDEQRLAAADLGGTRLRPVAVPDVNHYTVLTGERGGREIADRLVAYARA; encoded by the coding sequence GACGCGCCGGTGGTGGTCGCGCTGCACGGCATCACGGCCAACGCGCTGTCCTGGGGCCCGGTGGCCCGGCTGCTGGCCGGCCGCGTCACACTGATCGCCCCGGACCTGCGTGGCCGGGCGGGGAGTTCGGGACTTCCCGGCCCGTACGGCATCGCCGGGCACGCCGACGACGTCGCCGCCCTGACCGAGGCCCTGGGCCTGGACCGGGTGGTGCTGGCGGGCCACTCGATGGGGGCGTTCGTGGCGGCGCTGGCCGCGGTACGCCATCCGGACCGCTTCGGGCCGCTGCTGCTCGTCGACGGCGGGATTGGCTTCCCGGCGCCCACGCACCTGACTCCGGACGAACTGATGACGGCGGTGATCGGTCCGGCGATGGACCGGCTGTCGATGACCTTCGCGGACCGGGCCGCCTACCGCGCCTTCTGGCAGGCGCACCCGGCGTTCGCGGGCGCCTGGTCGGACGAGGTCGACGCGTACATCCAGCGCGACCTGACGGGCGGCGAACCGGCCATGCACTCGACGTGCCGGATCGAGGCGGTCCGCACGGACGGCATCGGCCTCTTCGACGAGGAGGTGCTCTCGGCCGTGCGGAAGCTGCCCGCCGAGGCGACGCTGCTGTGGGCGGCACGCGGTCTGATGGACGAGGAGCAGGGCCTGTACGACGAGCAGCGGCTGGCGGCGGCGGACCTGGGCGGGACCCGGCTGAGGCCGGTGGCGGTGCCGGACGTGAACCACTACACGGTACTCACGGGCGAGCGGGGCGGGCGGGAGATCGCCGACCGGCTGGTGGCGTACGCGCGCGCCTGA